In the Longimicrobiales bacterium genome, one interval contains:
- a CDS encoding PspA/IM30 family protein, with translation MSIFTKFSTMIKSNINDLISRAEDPEKMLNQIIIDMRDQLAKAKREVAAAIADERKLKAQLDDEVKQSRDWEHRAMLAVKEGRDDLAKQALIRQQEHAERARVIQQTWQAQAGETEKLKGSLRQLNDKIEEAKRKRNLLIAKQKRAQAQRRIHETMSGLSDTSAFEAFNRMADKIEDEERKVIAHSEVTEALGGDSLEQDFLKLEAGGDAGGADLEDKLLALKSQMGLIGEGSEEVRQLEAGDAPAAAQAAPAVQEAQVEEVSEEEAASIPEAELLSEFESLGENNVDT, from the coding sequence ATGAGCATTTTCACAAAATTCTCGACGATGATTAAGTCGAACATCAATGATCTCATCTCTCGGGCTGAAGATCCTGAGAAGATGTTGAACCAGATCATCATCGACATGCGGGACCAGCTGGCGAAAGCCAAGCGCGAAGTTGCGGCGGCCATTGCTGACGAGCGCAAGCTCAAGGCGCAGTTGGACGATGAGGTGAAGCAGTCCCGGGATTGGGAGCATCGGGCGATGCTCGCGGTTAAGGAGGGACGTGACGATCTGGCTAAGCAGGCGCTGATCCGCCAGCAAGAGCACGCCGAACGCGCGCGCGTCATTCAGCAGACATGGCAGGCGCAGGCGGGTGAGACGGAGAAGCTCAAGGGTTCGCTCCGTCAGCTCAACGACAAGATCGAGGAGGCCAAGCGCAAGCGGAACCTCCTGATCGCCAAGCAGAAGAGAGCGCAGGCCCAGCGCCGTATTCATGAGACCATGTCTGGTCTTTCAGACACGTCTGCGTTCGAGGCGTTCAACCGCATGGCGGACAAGATCGAGGACGAGGAGCGCAAGGTCATCGCGCACTCCGAGGTTACAGAGGCGCTCGGTGGCGACTCGCTCGAACAGGACTTCCTCAAGCTCGAAGCCGGCGGGGACGCTGGCGGTGCGGACCTCGAGGACAAGCTCCTCGCGCTCAAGAGCCAGATGGGTCTTATCGGTGAAGGCTCGGAAGAGGTCAGGCAACTGGAAGCGGGTGACGCACCCGCCGCGGCCCAGGCTGCTCCGGCAGTCCAGGAAGCGCAGGTCGAGGAGGTTTCCGAGGAGGAGGCTGCATCGATTCCAGAGGCTGAGTTGCTCTCGGAATTCGAGTCGCTCGGAGAGAACAACGTAGACACCTGA
- a CDS encoding M14 family zinc carboxypeptidase: protein MKTLALFGAVFLAACGGSTGAAPASTASAASPSPEPHATTAGTTTAAALIDLYSGTRVPGLEDRRFNHDTYWNAVAPFLGGNVSSRVAGESSEGREIRHLTFGSGPTTVLLWSQMHGNESTASMSLADIVRFFHERGDHPLVRRIAQGATIHMVPMLNPDGAERFQRRNAQGIDVNRDARRLQTPEGRTLKAVNDALQPDFGFNLHDQGAAVRVGTTDRGVAIALLAPAFNEARDVDAKRRRAMQVASLIIEAMDPLVGGQIAKYDDTFNPRAFGDLMGQWGASTVLIESGGYTDDPQKQHLRKTNFVGILSALDAIATGRYADYSPDDYEELAYNGRRVPDLLIVGGTIAVPGVPPLAADILLNYDRPLMFEAGVISDIGDMGLTEAQDTLDVSGLFLIPTREALDEDGGLNTGAPAYFIVAEDPEGRRVRFRFEGEPPRRED from the coding sequence ATGAAGACTCTCGCGCTGTTCGGAGCTGTTTTCCTCGCTGCCTGCGGGGGTAGCACCGGTGCCGCACCTGCATCGACGGCGTCCGCAGCAAGTCCTAGCCCTGAGCCACATGCCACGACTGCCGGCACGACCACCGCCGCCGCATTGATCGATCTGTACTCCGGAACAAGGGTCCCAGGACTCGAAGATCGACGCTTCAACCATGACACGTATTGGAACGCGGTGGCCCCATTCCTGGGGGGCAACGTGTCGTCTCGGGTCGCAGGAGAGAGCTCCGAGGGCCGGGAGATCCGCCATCTGACGTTCGGCTCGGGCCCGACGACGGTCCTGCTGTGGTCACAAATGCACGGCAACGAAAGCACCGCGTCGATGTCACTCGCAGACATCGTACGGTTCTTCCATGAGCGCGGTGATCACCCGCTGGTTCGACGTATCGCCCAAGGCGCGACGATCCACATGGTCCCCATGCTCAACCCGGATGGCGCGGAGCGTTTCCAGCGAAGGAACGCACAAGGGATCGATGTGAACCGCGACGCTCGTCGACTCCAGACGCCCGAGGGACGGACGCTCAAGGCGGTAAACGACGCCCTCCAACCCGACTTCGGATTCAATCTGCACGACCAGGGGGCGGCGGTTCGCGTGGGCACAACGGACCGAGGAGTCGCGATCGCGCTGCTGGCCCCCGCGTTCAACGAAGCCCGCGACGTCGACGCGAAACGACGTCGTGCAATGCAGGTCGCCTCGTTGATCATCGAGGCGATGGACCCACTGGTCGGCGGTCAGATCGCGAAATACGACGACACGTTCAATCCGCGTGCCTTCGGCGATCTCATGGGCCAGTGGGGTGCGAGCACAGTGTTGATCGAGTCAGGCGGGTACACGGACGACCCCCAGAAGCAGCATCTCCGGAAGACGAACTTCGTAGGCATCCTGAGTGCGCTCGATGCCATCGCTACCGGCCGGTACGCCGACTACAGCCCAGACGACTATGAAGAGCTCGCCTACAACGGTCGACGAGTGCCCGATCTACTCATCGTCGGGGGCACGATCGCGGTGCCCGGAGTACCGCCCCTCGCCGCAGACATTCTGCTCAACTACGACCGGCCGCTCATGTTCGAGGCAGGTGTGATCTCAGACATTGGTGACATGGGCCTCACAGAGGCTCAGGACACTTTAGACGTCTCGGGCCTGTTCCTGATTCCAACTCGCGAAGCACTCGACGAGGATGGCGGCCTGAATACCGGAGCGCCGGCTTACTTCATCGTCGCAGAAGACCCCGAGGGCCGACGGGTCCGGTTCAGGTTCGAGGGAGAACCGCCCCGCAGGGAAGACTGA
- a CDS encoding D-amino acid aminotransferase, translating into MSTVFLNGEFLPKEEAKISPDDRGFLLADGLYEVTPFYHGSPFGLDRHLERLEKGLAWIRIDYPVDGLEAMHRRLIAENGLADAPTSLVYLQITRGAAPRTHYFPKDPVQPTVYAYAKTWDRPTDERWTEGFTAATVPDRRWSRVDVKTIGLLPNAMAFQEAIDQGADDAILVRDGVAIEGAHMNVWAVIDGVTVTHPKTNHILPGITRAVVLELAAKHGIAHEERPIQLEELRRASEVFYTGTTGEVKPCVQVDGRPVGDGTVGPVARHLSDLFRAYVEETKGAAVGTE; encoded by the coding sequence ATGAGCACTGTCTTCCTGAACGGCGAGTTCCTTCCCAAAGAGGAAGCCAAGATCTCTCCCGACGACCGCGGATTTCTCCTCGCCGACGGTTTGTACGAGGTCACCCCGTTCTACCACGGTTCCCCGTTCGGGCTCGACAGACACCTGGAGCGGTTGGAAAAGGGTCTCGCCTGGATACGCATCGACTATCCTGTTGATGGCTTGGAAGCGATGCATCGTCGGTTAATCGCAGAGAACGGACTTGCCGACGCGCCGACATCTTTGGTTTATCTGCAGATCACGCGCGGCGCTGCGCCGCGCACTCATTACTTCCCGAAGGACCCCGTCCAGCCGACGGTCTACGCCTATGCGAAGACCTGGGACCGCCCCACGGATGAGCGTTGGACCGAAGGCTTCACCGCGGCAACTGTGCCGGATCGTCGCTGGAGCCGTGTGGACGTGAAGACGATCGGCCTGCTGCCCAACGCGATGGCTTTCCAGGAAGCGATCGACCAGGGTGCTGATGATGCGATCCTCGTGCGAGATGGAGTGGCTATCGAGGGTGCCCACATGAACGTGTGGGCGGTCATCGATGGCGTGACGGTCACCCACCCTAAGACCAACCACATCCTACCCGGCATCACACGAGCCGTGGTCCTTGAACTCGCTGCCAAGCATGGGATCGCGCATGAGGAACGCCCGATTCAGCTCGAAGAACTGCGTCGAGCGTCCGAGGTCTTCTACACCGGTACGACCGGCGAAGTGAAACCGTGTGTCCAAGTGGACGGCCGGCCGGTGGGCGACGGCACCGTTGGTCCAGTGGCTCGACACCTGTCGGACCTGTTCCGAGCCTATGTCGAGGAGACGAAGGGTGCGGCGGTCGGGACCGAGTAG
- a CDS encoding CesT family type III secretion system chaperone, translating into MVTREDLESFLIRMDIEYEEVDEGMYLVRGHNSGLPVVVHHADALLLIRMKLMDLPETLASEMELYRTLLELNATDVVHGAYGIEEGELILSDTLELETLDFHELRASMESIELAATGHMERVRALAGVAAADSSAAEGAEG; encoded by the coding sequence ATGGTAACCCGAGAGGATCTTGAGAGCTTCTTGATTCGTATGGACATCGAGTATGAGGAGGTCGACGAGGGTATGTACCTTGTACGGGGCCATAACAGTGGACTCCCCGTAGTCGTCCATCACGCCGACGCACTCTTGCTGATCCGCATGAAGCTCATGGATCTTCCCGAGACGCTCGCGTCCGAGATGGAGCTCTATCGGACGCTACTGGAGCTCAATGCGACGGACGTCGTGCATGGCGCTTACGGCATCGAAGAAGGCGAGTTGATCTTGAGCGATACGCTCGAGCTCGAAACGCTCGACTTCCATGAATTGCGTGCATCGATGGAATCCATCGAGTTGGCTGCAACAGGTCATATGGAACGCGTTCGTGCGCTGGCTGGCGTCGCTGCCGCTGACAGCAGCGCGGCCGAAGGGGCGGAGGGTTAA
- the uvrA gene encoding excinuclease ABC subunit UvrA codes for MAKTSKSATAASEKLIVRGAREHNLRNIDVELPREKLVVITGLSGSGKSSLAFDTIYAEGQRRYVESLSAYARQFLGLMEKPDVDSIEGLSPAISIEQKTVSRNPRSTVGTVTEIYDYLRLLWARAGTPHCPTCGDPVIRQSATQIVDQLLALEEGNRIEVLAPLVRGRKGEFVIMFEKARKEGFVRVRVDGKTYDLTEPPQLNRYENHDISVVVDRLVVREKDRERLADSVETALRTGDGIMEVIEHVKKSDPVEHVFSEYYACDTCGTSLPELEPRQFSFNSPYGACEDCGGLGTRKEVNPNLLTADPSVSILEGVILPWGDPSGHLRRSVIPGLAEAYEFDPNTPWGQLEDDVRHAVLHGSGDMKIRFPYKSGAGEFDGHYQDKWEGVLENVERRYRETQSEVVRNQLDDYMSTLSCGTCSGTRLKASSRAVTIGGKSLGDVVEMSIGGAAAFIDGLPVQARGEKPKKSRKKNPIRPLPAEIAGPILKEVGERLRFLRDVGLEYLTLGRSAGSLSGGEAQRIRLATQIGSQLVGVLYILDEPSIGLHQRDNARLLATLQHLRDLGNTVVVVEHDEDTIRMADYIVDLGPGAGRHGGEVVASGNYEELMESERSLTAAYLRGDREIAVPKERRPPSPERILTVRGARGNNLQKIDVGFPLGAFICVTGVSGSGKSTLVNETLYHALARLFYRSKLVSAGHDAIHGLELIDKVIDVDQSPIGRTPRSNPATYTGLFTPIRELFANLPESQMRGYGPGRFSFNVKGGRCEACSGDGLVKIEMHFLPDVYVPCDVCRGRRYNRETLDVYYKGKNIADVLDLTVEDALDFFEPVPKIKIKLQTLHDVGLGYVHLGQSATTLSGGEAQRVKLATELSKKATGQTLYILDEPTTGLHFEDVRVLLDVLHRLVDLGNTVVVIEHNLHVVKTADWVIDLGPEGGAGGGRIVVEGTPEEVAKVKESYTGQHLAPLLES; via the coding sequence ATGGCAAAAACTTCCAAGTCGGCCACCGCCGCGTCCGAGAAACTCATTGTCCGCGGTGCCCGCGAGCACAATCTGCGGAACATCGACGTCGAGCTGCCTCGTGAAAAACTGGTCGTAATTACCGGTCTTTCAGGCTCAGGGAAGTCATCCCTGGCGTTCGACACGATTTACGCCGAGGGCCAACGCCGGTACGTGGAGTCCCTGTCCGCTTATGCGCGTCAGTTCCTGGGGCTCATGGAGAAACCCGACGTCGACTCGATCGAAGGTCTGTCGCCGGCCATCTCTATTGAGCAGAAGACGGTCAGCCGAAACCCGCGCTCAACCGTTGGCACGGTCACGGAGATCTATGACTACCTCCGGCTTCTTTGGGCTCGGGCCGGTACACCCCACTGTCCCACTTGCGGTGACCCGGTCATCCGGCAATCTGCCACGCAGATTGTGGATCAGCTTCTGGCCTTGGAGGAGGGGAATCGAATAGAGGTTCTCGCTCCCCTGGTTAGGGGGCGGAAGGGTGAATTCGTCATCATGTTCGAGAAGGCGCGGAAGGAGGGTTTCGTCAGAGTCAGAGTCGACGGCAAGACGTATGACCTCACTGAACCTCCGCAGTTGAACCGGTACGAGAACCATGACATTTCAGTTGTTGTTGACCGGCTCGTGGTGCGCGAAAAGGATCGGGAGCGTTTGGCGGACTCCGTGGAGACGGCGCTTCGTACGGGCGACGGGATCATGGAGGTCATCGAGCACGTCAAGAAGAGTGATCCGGTCGAACACGTGTTCAGCGAATACTATGCGTGCGATACGTGTGGGACGAGTCTGCCGGAGCTTGAGCCGCGTCAGTTCTCGTTCAATTCTCCTTATGGCGCTTGTGAAGACTGTGGCGGGTTAGGAACCAGAAAAGAGGTCAATCCCAACCTCCTGACAGCGGACCCGTCCGTGTCCATCCTGGAAGGCGTCATCCTTCCCTGGGGTGACCCGTCCGGCCACCTGCGGCGCTCCGTGATCCCCGGTCTGGCTGAGGCGTACGAGTTCGACCCGAACACGCCTTGGGGCCAACTCGAAGACGATGTCCGCCACGCGGTGCTCCACGGCTCCGGCGACATGAAGATCCGGTTCCCGTACAAGTCGGGTGCGGGCGAGTTCGATGGGCATTACCAGGACAAGTGGGAAGGTGTGCTGGAGAACGTGGAGCGGCGTTATCGCGAGACACAGTCGGAAGTCGTCAGGAACCAGCTGGACGACTACATGTCGACACTCTCGTGTGGAACCTGTTCGGGGACCCGCTTGAAGGCATCGTCCCGTGCCGTGACGATCGGCGGAAAATCGTTGGGAGATGTCGTCGAGATGTCCATCGGGGGCGCGGCTGCCTTCATCGATGGATTGCCAGTACAAGCCCGTGGCGAGAAGCCCAAGAAGTCGAGGAAGAAGAACCCCATTCGGCCGCTTCCAGCGGAGATCGCTGGACCCATCCTCAAAGAGGTCGGTGAGCGCCTTCGTTTCCTTCGGGATGTGGGTCTGGAATACCTCACGCTTGGCCGCTCTGCCGGGTCCTTGTCGGGTGGAGAGGCACAGCGAATTCGACTCGCGACTCAGATCGGAAGCCAGCTGGTCGGCGTGCTCTACATCTTGGACGAGCCTTCTATCGGACTGCACCAGCGTGACAACGCCCGGCTGCTTGCCACGCTGCAGCACCTTCGTGATCTCGGAAACACCGTCGTTGTCGTCGAACATGATGAGGACACGATCCGAATGGCGGATTACATCGTGGATCTCGGGCCCGGCGCAGGTCGCCATGGGGGAGAGGTCGTCGCGAGTGGGAACTATGAGGAGCTCATGGAGTCAGAGCGTTCCCTCACCGCCGCGTACCTCCGGGGGGATCGCGAAATCGCCGTCCCGAAGGAGCGCCGGCCTCCCTCGCCGGAACGCATACTCACCGTGCGCGGAGCACGGGGAAATAACCTGCAGAAGATCGACGTCGGCTTCCCCTTGGGGGCGTTCATCTGCGTGACCGGAGTCAGCGGATCCGGAAAATCCACACTGGTGAACGAGACGCTCTACCATGCCCTCGCGCGCCTCTTCTATCGCAGTAAGCTCGTGTCAGCCGGCCACGACGCGATCCACGGGCTCGAACTCATCGACAAGGTCATCGATGTCGATCAGTCGCCCATTGGTCGCACGCCGCGTTCGAATCCGGCGACGTACACCGGGCTCTTTACGCCGATTCGCGAGCTCTTCGCGAATTTGCCCGAGTCCCAGATGCGAGGCTACGGGCCGGGGCGCTTCTCCTTCAATGTGAAGGGCGGCCGTTGTGAGGCGTGTTCGGGCGACGGCCTCGTGAAGATCGAGATGCACTTCTTACCGGACGTGTACGTGCCCTGTGATGTCTGTCGCGGTCGTCGATACAATCGCGAGACCTTGGATGTCTACTACAAGGGTAAGAACATCGCGGACGTGCTCGACCTGACGGTCGAGGACGCTCTCGATTTCTTCGAGCCGGTCCCTAAGATCAAGATCAAGCTCCAGACGCTTCACGACGTCGGACTTGGGTATGTGCACCTCGGTCAGTCCGCCACAACGCTGTCGGGTGGTGAGGCGCAACGCGTGAAATTGGCGACCGAGCTTTCGAAGAAGGCCACAGGCCAGACGTTGTACATCCTTGACGAACCCACCACCGGATTGCATTTCGAGGACGTTCGCGTTCTGCTCGACGTCCTGCATCGGTTGGTCGACCTCGGAAATACAGTTGTCGTGATCGAGCACAACCTACACGTAGTAAAGACCGCTGACTGGGTCATCGATCTCGGCCCTGAAGGTGGAGCGGGTGGTGGCCGTATCGTCGTGGAAGGAACGCCTGAGGAAGTGGCTAAGGTGAAAGAGTCCTACACAGGCCAGCATTTGGCGCCATTGTTGGAGTCCTAG